In a single window of the Desulfovibrio mangrovi genome:
- a CDS encoding phosphocholine cytidylyltransferase family protein has translation MKAVILAAGIGSRLSRPFPKSLSVLPYGETILGRQIRILKELGIHEIVIVVGFKMTLIMEHFPEVYYKYNPNYYLTNTSKSLLCAIENLDDDILWMNGDVVFDKVILKEVLGATAHNLICVDTKKCGEEEVKYTLNDQGFISAISKQVEDAAGEAVGINFIRKDDLPRFVEGLRTCEENDYFEKGMEIIIADNIKFRPVDISMHKCIEVDFEEDWVSAQNSFRTAG, from the coding sequence ATGAAAGCAGTCATTCTTGCAGCAGGAATTGGCAGCAGGCTCAGCAGGCCCTTTCCGAAATCACTCTCTGTACTGCCTTACGGGGAAACCATTCTGGGCAGGCAGATACGCATCCTCAAGGAACTGGGAATACACGAGATAGTTATCGTTGTAGGCTTCAAGATGACGTTGATCATGGAGCACTTTCCCGAAGTATACTACAAGTACAATCCCAACTATTACCTGACCAACACGTCCAAAAGCCTGCTCTGCGCCATTGAGAATCTGGATGACGACATTCTCTGGATGAACGGAGACGTAGTTTTCGACAAGGTCATCCTGAAAGAGGTGCTTGGAGCCACCGCACACAACCTCATCTGCGTGGACACCAAGAAGTGCGGAGAGGAAGAGGTGAAATACACCCTGAACGATCAGGGCTTCATATCCGCCATCTCCAAACAGGTGGAGGATGCCGCAGGCGAAGCCGTAGGCATCAACTTCATTCGCAAAGATGACCTGCCGCGTTTTGTGGAAGGCCTGCGTACGTGTGAAGAAAACGATTATTTCGAAAAAGGCATGGAGATCATCATAGCCGACAATATCAAGTTCCGGCCCGTCGACATCTCGATGCACAAATGCATTGAAGTGGATTTTGAAGAAGATTGGGTATCTGCCCAGAACAGCTTCAGAACTGCAGGGTAA
- a CDS encoding CDP-glycerol glycerophosphotransferase family protein, with product MEQHEITRLKEVVASIPKQKNLAIFFGRAGGSFIDNVKYFFLHCVQHQPQLECYFISFDKKEAASLHAQGLPAVWVNEPEAPALMAKAGLVICDDFSWKNQEFLWALTEQAVSIQLWHGIPLKAIGFPEIESTVNMNPAKAAHLTFSYSGYDTVVSTSPFFTENAFARAFKADAFVESGYPRNDVLHRRPSKLDMINTDSNLYGELVRFRKQGGKTVFYMPTFRDNGGGPFEDGAIDIMRLSHFCQQHNVAFLCKFHPYIPVKTGTLPPNVIMVSPQSDAYPLLPLCDALITDYSSIYFDFLHVDRPIIFYAYDLAKYMAVNRELLFDFDTMTPGHKATTQDELYSAIENIVVNNNDSFANDRNKLKELSFSNIDGNSAKRLAEHIISTYL from the coding sequence ATGGAACAACACGAAATTACCAGACTGAAGGAAGTGGTGGCTTCCATCCCCAAGCAGAAGAATCTTGCGATCTTCTTTGGCCGGGCTGGCGGCTCGTTCATCGACAACGTCAAATACTTCTTCCTGCACTGCGTTCAGCACCAGCCCCAGTTGGAATGCTACTTTATTTCCTTTGATAAAAAGGAAGCTGCCTCCCTACACGCGCAAGGGTTGCCCGCCGTTTGGGTGAATGAACCGGAAGCGCCCGCGCTCATGGCCAAAGCAGGCCTTGTCATATGTGACGATTTCAGTTGGAAGAATCAGGAATTTCTCTGGGCGCTCACGGAGCAGGCCGTATCCATTCAGCTGTGGCACGGCATACCGCTGAAGGCCATCGGGTTCCCGGAAATCGAATCCACGGTGAACATGAATCCCGCCAAGGCAGCGCACCTTACCTTTTCCTATTCAGGATACGATACGGTCGTTTCCACATCGCCCTTTTTTACCGAAAACGCCTTTGCACGGGCATTCAAGGCCGATGCGTTCGTTGAATCCGGCTACCCCCGCAATGATGTGCTGCACAGACGCCCTTCCAAGCTTGATATGATCAACACCGACAGCAACCTGTACGGTGAGCTGGTCCGCTTCCGCAAACAGGGCGGCAAGACAGTGTTCTACATGCCCACATTCAGGGACAATGGCGGCGGTCCGTTTGAGGACGGCGCAATAGACATCATGCGGCTTTCGCATTTCTGCCAGCAACACAACGTTGCCTTCCTGTGCAAGTTCCACCCGTACATTCCCGTCAAAACCGGAACGCTGCCACCCAATGTCATCATGGTTTCACCGCAAAGCGACGCATACCCCCTGCTCCCTCTCTGCGACGCCTTGATCACCGACTACTCTTCCATCTACTTCGACTTCCTGCATGTTGACAGGCCAATAATCTTCTATGCGTATGACCTTGCCAAGTACATGGCGGTAAACAGGGAGCTGCTGTTCGACTTTGACACAATGACCCCTGGACACAAGGCAACGACCCAGGATGAACTGTACAGCGCAATTGAAAACATCGTAGTAAACAACAACGATTCCTTTGCAAATGACCGAAATAAGCTGAAAGAATTGTCGTTCAGCAACATTGATGGAAATTCTGCAAAGAGGCTGGCGGAACACATCATTTCCACATACCTTTAA